Proteins encoded by one window of Haliotis asinina isolate JCU_RB_2024 chromosome 6, JCU_Hal_asi_v2, whole genome shotgun sequence:
- the LOC137286440 gene encoding T-box transcription factor TBX15-like yields the protein MLCIHSQFEQATMLSARARAFSVEQLLGKPDNQQTDVLGSGGSHCLQGACEGDFHKFVKTVYDESGRHEVQVELCHGDLWQAFHRLGTEMIITKSGRRMFPAVRVRILGVREDVQYRVSLDFQSLDDHKYRYVYHSSKWMVAGTGDPPPTNQRYSHPDCPLSGRHLINQVISFEKLKLTNRDDPESGQMSLVSMQRYIPRIHVDILNTNMELQARYMTSFPQTSFMAVTAYQNQQITRLKIARNPFAKGFRDSDKSRTSLEAVMSSFCSYMILRNTSSRKRCLPSEATDLPKKTYKPSPASVVHTTTTNRWLHGQPTANHIFVQAVPGSIYGLSACCYNWSRDDELKESAQSPYGMCCSPPSWKYPGLQYPGIHDSYHQIFPRHQTSIKRGIIPHSEIDIKQELKTDT from the exons ATGCTATGCATCCATTCACAATTTGAACAAGCTACGATGCTCAGTGCAAGAGCGCGCGCTTTCTCCGTTGAACAGTTGCTAGGAAAACCTGACAACCAGCAGACTGATGTACTTGGAAGTGGCGGAAGTCACTGCTTACAGGGTGCATGTGAAGGAGATTTCCACAAGTTCGTTAAGACGGTGTATG ACGAGAGCGGAAGACATGAGGTGCAGGTGGAATTGTGTCATGGTGACCTGTGGCAGGCCTTCCACCGCCTGGGCACAGAGATGATCATCACCAAGTCGGGCAG GAGAATGTTTCCTGCCGTGAGGGTCCGGATTCTTGGAGTGAGAGAAGACGTTCAGTACCGTGTGTCTCTGGACTTCCAATCCCTGGATGACCACAAGTACAGATATGTCTACCACAG TTCCAAATGGATGGTAGCAGGCACAGGGGATCCGCCGCCAACTAATCAACGCTACAGCCATCCGGACTGCCCGCTAAGTGGACGTCACTTAATCAATCAGGTTATCTCGTTCGAAAAACTGAAATTGACCAACAGAGATGACCCTGAATCAGGCCAG ATGTCCCTGGTGTCCATGCAGAGGTACATCCCCCGCATCCACGTGGACATTCTCAACACCAACATGGAACTGCAAGCTCGGTACATGACGTCATTTCCACAGACGTCCTTTATGGCAGTAACAGCGTACCAAAATCAACAG ATAACCAGGCTTAAGATTGCAAGAAATCCCTTTGCCAAGGGCTTCAGAGACTCCGACAAGAGCAG GACATCCCTTGAGGCCGTCATGTCATCTTTCTGTAGTTACATGATTCTCAGGAACACTTCTTCCCGGAAACGCTGTCTACCCAGTGAAG CAACAGATCTGCCAAAGAAAACCTACAAACCATCTCCGGCTAGTGTAGTTCACACGACAACAACGAACCGTTGGTTGCATGGACAACCAACAGCCAATCACATCTTCGTTCAAGCTGTTCCAGGCTCGATCTACGGCCTATCAGCGTGTTGTTATAATTGGTCACGTGATGACGAATTAAAGGAGTCGGCACAATCACCGTATGGCATGTGCTGTTCCCCGCCTTCCTGGAAGTATCCAGGTCTTCAATATCCTGGGATTCATGACTCATACCATCAAATATTTCCAAGACACCAGACCAGCATTAAGCGTGGCATTATTCCTCACTCAGAGATTGATATTAAACAGGAATTGAAAACTGACACTTAG